A genomic region of Mycobacteriales bacterium contains the following coding sequences:
- the nucS gene encoding endonuclease NucS, protein MRLVIARCSVDYVGRLTAHLPLAPRLLMVKADGSVSIHADGGAYKPLNWMTPPCTLEEAEGLWTVTNKAGEQLLITIEEVLGDTAYELGVDPGLRKDGVEAHLQELLADRCEVLGAGWRLVRREYPTDIGPVDLLCRDAEGIAVAVEIKRRGEIDGVEQLTRYLQRLERDPLLRPVRGVFAAQQITPQARVLAADRGIECVTLDYDALRGLEPDNPTLF, encoded by the coding sequence ATGCGTCTCGTCATCGCTCGGTGCAGCGTCGACTACGTCGGCCGGCTGACAGCTCACCTGCCGCTCGCCCCGCGATTGCTCATGGTCAAGGCCGACGGGTCGGTGTCGATCCACGCCGACGGCGGTGCCTACAAGCCGCTGAACTGGATGACGCCGCCCTGCACGCTCGAGGAGGCCGAGGGTCTCTGGACGGTCACCAACAAGGCGGGGGAGCAGCTGCTCATCACGATCGAGGAGGTGCTCGGCGACACGGCGTACGAGCTGGGCGTCGACCCCGGCCTGCGCAAGGACGGCGTCGAAGCGCACCTCCAGGAGCTGCTCGCCGACCGGTGCGAGGTGCTCGGTGCCGGCTGGCGGCTGGTACGCCGGGAGTACCCCACCGACATCGGGCCGGTCGACTTGCTCTGCCGCGACGCGGAGGGCATCGCGGTGGCGGTCGAGATCAAGCGGCGCGGGGAGATCGACGGGGTCGAGCAGCTCACCCGCTACCTGCAGCGGCTCGAGCGCGACCCGCTGCTGCGCCCGGTCCGCGGCGTCTTCGCCGCGCAGCAGATCACGCCACAGGCGCGGGTGCTGGCCGCCGACCGGGGGATCGAGTGCGTGACGCTCGACTACGACGCGCTGCGGGGGCTCGAGCCGGACAACCCGACGCTGTTCTGA